The proteins below are encoded in one region of Juglans microcarpa x Juglans regia isolate MS1-56 chromosome 4D, Jm3101_v1.0, whole genome shotgun sequence:
- the LOC121261216 gene encoding U-box domain-containing protein 52-like isoform X1, translated as MWLARNQVEKRGGSGLVAVAVDKDRGSQNALKWAVDNLLQRGQTVILVHVKLKSSTCSSAASLSSSRLRAGIVDESSPACYLDLDKKTKEMLLPFRCYCTRKDIHCRDIVLEDTDVARALIEYTSHSAIENFVVGSSSKTGFLKRFKATDIPGYVSKGAPDFCNVYVISRGKIQSMRSALRAAPSRRTPTTSLRFQLAKYRGSIKSDTPEPQVFLPATSINIYGKPPLIEPARRFQADEVDVIRSPLPGRSGISGKSYGEVHLSDTDISFVSSERPSVDRMFPSFYDHLERDLITPSRMSCVSETDDINQTYDSSEQFERSSLDVVSPLDLSPISPDSDRLSNASQSVEEVEAEMRRLKLELKQTMEMYSTACKEALTAKQMAVELQRWKLEEERRLEDARLAEEAALAIAAKEKAKSRAAIEAAGAAKRIAELEAKKRIHAEMKALRETEEKKKAFDALAQSDDRCRRYTIEDIEIATDFFAISRKIGEGGYGPVYKGYLDHTPAAIKVLRPDAAQGRSQFQKEVEVLSCIRHPNMVLLLGACPEYGCLVYEFMANGSLEDRLFCRGNTPPLSWQLRFRIAAEVGTGLLFLHQTKPEPLVHRDLKPANILLDCNYVSKISDVGLARLVPPSVVDNVTQYRMTSTAGTFCYIDPEYQQTGMLGVKSDIYSLGIMFLQMITARPPMGLTHHVERAIEKGTFSQMLDPTVLDWPIEEALCFAKLALKCAELRRKDRPDLGKEILPELNRLRELAEETMHHTLINGSPASSPGHSQVSLQLEGDLPPALSGESSIISLTSKDQVLRKKIGLK; from the exons atgtgGTTGGCTAGAAATCAAGTAGAAAAAAGAGGAGGGAGCGGGTTGGTGGCAGTGGCAGTAGACAAAGACAGAGGCAGCCAAAATGCTCTAAAATGGGCTGTTGACAATCTCCTCCAGAGAGGCCAGACCGTCATTCTCGTCCATGTCAAGCTCAAATCGTCTACATGTTCCTCCGCAGCTTCTCTTTCTTCCTCGA GGCTAAGGGCTGGTATTGTTGATGAGAGTTCGCCGGCATGCTACCTCGACCTTgataaaaaaaccaaagaaatgcTCCTCCCTTTCCGTTGTTACTGCACGCGTAAAGAT ATACATTGCAGAGATATCGTACTAGAAGACACAGATGTAGCGAGAGCATTGATCGAATATACAAGTCATTCAGCTATTGAGAATTTTGTTGTTGGTTCCTCGTCGAAAACTGGCTTTCTTAA AAGATTCAAGGCAACAGATATTCCTGGCTATGTATCAAAAGGAGCACCAGATTTTTGTAACGTATACGTGATATCCAGAGGAAAGATTCAGTCCATGCGATCTGCCTTGCGTGCTGCACCATCACGGAGGACTCCGACAACCTCTCTACGTTTCCAACTTGCTAAATATCGAGGCAGCATCAAATCAGATACACCGGAGCCACAAGTCTTCCTCCCGGCTACTTCTATTAATATCTACG GAAAGCCACCATTAATTGAGCCAGCGCGTAGATTTCAAGCTGATGAGGTGGACGTAatcag ATCACCATTGCCTGGGAGATCAGGCATAAGTGGGAAATCATATGGGGAAGTCCATTTGTCTGATACTGATATATCCTTTGTTAGCTCTGAGAGGCCCAGCGTCGACCGTATGTTTCCTTCATTCTATGACCACCTGGAGAGAGACCTCATCACCCCCTCACGGATGTCATGTGTCTCGGAAACAGATGACATCAACCAGACATATGATTCATCTGAGCAGTTCGAACGGAGCTCACTAGATGTCGTTTCTCCACTGGATTTGTCACCAATCTCGCCGGATAGTGATAGGCTATCAAATGCATCTCAGTCAGTG gAAGAAGTGGAGGCTGAAATGAGGAGGCTGAAGTTAGAACTCAAGCAGACAATGGAAATGTACAGTACTGCCTGCAAAGAAGCACTCACAGCAAAACAAATG GCAGTAGAGTTGCAGCGTTGGAAATTAGAGGAAGAACGAAGATTGGAAGATGCACGATTGGCTGAGGAAGCTGCATTAGCTATTGCAGCAAAGGAGAAGGCCAAGTCCAGGGCTGCCATTGAGGCTGCTGGGGCAGCCAAGAGGATAGCAGAACTAGAAGCGAAAAAAAGAATCCATGCGGAGATGAAAGCGTTGCGAGAaacagaagagaagaaaaaggcaTTTGATGCTTTAGCACAATCAGACGATCGGTGTAGGAGGTACACAATCGAGGATATCGAAATTGCCACAGATTTCTTTGCAATATCCCGCAAGATTGGGGAAGGGGGTTATGGACCTGTATACAAGGGTTATCTGGACCATACACCTGCTGCAATTAAGGTTCTTCGCCCAGATGCAGCTCAAGGAAGGTCACAGTTTCAAAAAGAG GTTGAGGTATTGAGTTGCATACGACATCCGAACATGGTTCTTCTACTAGGAGCCTGCCCCGAGTATGGTTGTTTGGTGTATGAGTTCATGGCTAATGGGAGTTTGGAGGACCGCCTCTTCTGCCGGGGTAACACTCCACCTCTTTCTTGGCAGCTTAGATTTAGAATTGCCGCCGAAGTAGGTACTGGCTTGTTGTTCCTTCACCAGACCAAACCAGAGCCACTAGTGCACCGTGACCTGAAACCAGCCAACATCTTACTTGATTGCAACTATGTTAGCAAGATTAGTGATGTCGGCTTGGCCAGGTTAGTACCCCCATCTGTGGTCGATAACGTGACACAGTATCGAATGACATCCACAGCAGGCACATTCTGCTATATAGATCCAGAATATCAGCAAACAGGCATGCTTGGAGTGAAGTCTGATATATATTCCCTTGGAATCATGTTTCTACAAATGATAACAGCCAGGCCGCCGATGGGCTTGACTCACCATGTTGAAAGGGCTATCGAAAAAGGGACTTTTAGTCAGATGTTGGATCCAACCGTGCTTGATTGGCCAATTGAAGAGGCTTTGTGCTTTGCCAAGCTGGCACTAAAGTGTGCAGAGTTGAGGCGAAAGGATAGACCAGATCTTGGCAAGGAAATCTTGCCAGAACTAAACAGATTGAGAGAACTTGCTGAGGAAACCATGCACCACACTTTGATAAATGGCAGTCCAGCCTCCTCACCAGGCCACAGCCAAGTTTCCCTGCAGCTA GAGGGGGATCTTCCACCTGCACTTTCTGGAGAAAGTTCCATCATCTCCCTTACGAGTAAAGATCAAGTTCTGaggaaaaaaattggtttaaaatgA
- the LOC121261216 gene encoding U-box domain-containing protein 52-like isoform X2: MWLARNQVEKRGGSGLVAVAVDKDRGSQNALKWAVDNLLQRGQTVILVHVKLKSSTCSSAASLSSSRLRAGIVDESSPACYLDLDKKTKEMLLPFRCYCTRKDIHCRDIVLEDTDVARALIEYTSHSAIENFVVGSSSKTGFLKFKATDIPGYVSKGAPDFCNVYVISRGKIQSMRSALRAAPSRRTPTTSLRFQLAKYRGSIKSDTPEPQVFLPATSINIYGKPPLIEPARRFQADEVDVIRSPLPGRSGISGKSYGEVHLSDTDISFVSSERPSVDRMFPSFYDHLERDLITPSRMSCVSETDDINQTYDSSEQFERSSLDVVSPLDLSPISPDSDRLSNASQSVEEVEAEMRRLKLELKQTMEMYSTACKEALTAKQMAVELQRWKLEEERRLEDARLAEEAALAIAAKEKAKSRAAIEAAGAAKRIAELEAKKRIHAEMKALRETEEKKKAFDALAQSDDRCRRYTIEDIEIATDFFAISRKIGEGGYGPVYKGYLDHTPAAIKVLRPDAAQGRSQFQKEVEVLSCIRHPNMVLLLGACPEYGCLVYEFMANGSLEDRLFCRGNTPPLSWQLRFRIAAEVGTGLLFLHQTKPEPLVHRDLKPANILLDCNYVSKISDVGLARLVPPSVVDNVTQYRMTSTAGTFCYIDPEYQQTGMLGVKSDIYSLGIMFLQMITARPPMGLTHHVERAIEKGTFSQMLDPTVLDWPIEEALCFAKLALKCAELRRKDRPDLGKEILPELNRLRELAEETMHHTLINGSPASSPGHSQVSLQLEGDLPPALSGESSIISLTSKDQVLRKKIGLK; this comes from the exons atgtgGTTGGCTAGAAATCAAGTAGAAAAAAGAGGAGGGAGCGGGTTGGTGGCAGTGGCAGTAGACAAAGACAGAGGCAGCCAAAATGCTCTAAAATGGGCTGTTGACAATCTCCTCCAGAGAGGCCAGACCGTCATTCTCGTCCATGTCAAGCTCAAATCGTCTACATGTTCCTCCGCAGCTTCTCTTTCTTCCTCGA GGCTAAGGGCTGGTATTGTTGATGAGAGTTCGCCGGCATGCTACCTCGACCTTgataaaaaaaccaaagaaatgcTCCTCCCTTTCCGTTGTTACTGCACGCGTAAAGAT ATACATTGCAGAGATATCGTACTAGAAGACACAGATGTAGCGAGAGCATTGATCGAATATACAAGTCATTCAGCTATTGAGAATTTTGTTGTTGGTTCCTCGTCGAAAACTGGCTTTCTTAA ATTCAAGGCAACAGATATTCCTGGCTATGTATCAAAAGGAGCACCAGATTTTTGTAACGTATACGTGATATCCAGAGGAAAGATTCAGTCCATGCGATCTGCCTTGCGTGCTGCACCATCACGGAGGACTCCGACAACCTCTCTACGTTTCCAACTTGCTAAATATCGAGGCAGCATCAAATCAGATACACCGGAGCCACAAGTCTTCCTCCCGGCTACTTCTATTAATATCTACG GAAAGCCACCATTAATTGAGCCAGCGCGTAGATTTCAAGCTGATGAGGTGGACGTAatcag ATCACCATTGCCTGGGAGATCAGGCATAAGTGGGAAATCATATGGGGAAGTCCATTTGTCTGATACTGATATATCCTTTGTTAGCTCTGAGAGGCCCAGCGTCGACCGTATGTTTCCTTCATTCTATGACCACCTGGAGAGAGACCTCATCACCCCCTCACGGATGTCATGTGTCTCGGAAACAGATGACATCAACCAGACATATGATTCATCTGAGCAGTTCGAACGGAGCTCACTAGATGTCGTTTCTCCACTGGATTTGTCACCAATCTCGCCGGATAGTGATAGGCTATCAAATGCATCTCAGTCAGTG gAAGAAGTGGAGGCTGAAATGAGGAGGCTGAAGTTAGAACTCAAGCAGACAATGGAAATGTACAGTACTGCCTGCAAAGAAGCACTCACAGCAAAACAAATG GCAGTAGAGTTGCAGCGTTGGAAATTAGAGGAAGAACGAAGATTGGAAGATGCACGATTGGCTGAGGAAGCTGCATTAGCTATTGCAGCAAAGGAGAAGGCCAAGTCCAGGGCTGCCATTGAGGCTGCTGGGGCAGCCAAGAGGATAGCAGAACTAGAAGCGAAAAAAAGAATCCATGCGGAGATGAAAGCGTTGCGAGAaacagaagagaagaaaaaggcaTTTGATGCTTTAGCACAATCAGACGATCGGTGTAGGAGGTACACAATCGAGGATATCGAAATTGCCACAGATTTCTTTGCAATATCCCGCAAGATTGGGGAAGGGGGTTATGGACCTGTATACAAGGGTTATCTGGACCATACACCTGCTGCAATTAAGGTTCTTCGCCCAGATGCAGCTCAAGGAAGGTCACAGTTTCAAAAAGAG GTTGAGGTATTGAGTTGCATACGACATCCGAACATGGTTCTTCTACTAGGAGCCTGCCCCGAGTATGGTTGTTTGGTGTATGAGTTCATGGCTAATGGGAGTTTGGAGGACCGCCTCTTCTGCCGGGGTAACACTCCACCTCTTTCTTGGCAGCTTAGATTTAGAATTGCCGCCGAAGTAGGTACTGGCTTGTTGTTCCTTCACCAGACCAAACCAGAGCCACTAGTGCACCGTGACCTGAAACCAGCCAACATCTTACTTGATTGCAACTATGTTAGCAAGATTAGTGATGTCGGCTTGGCCAGGTTAGTACCCCCATCTGTGGTCGATAACGTGACACAGTATCGAATGACATCCACAGCAGGCACATTCTGCTATATAGATCCAGAATATCAGCAAACAGGCATGCTTGGAGTGAAGTCTGATATATATTCCCTTGGAATCATGTTTCTACAAATGATAACAGCCAGGCCGCCGATGGGCTTGACTCACCATGTTGAAAGGGCTATCGAAAAAGGGACTTTTAGTCAGATGTTGGATCCAACCGTGCTTGATTGGCCAATTGAAGAGGCTTTGTGCTTTGCCAAGCTGGCACTAAAGTGTGCAGAGTTGAGGCGAAAGGATAGACCAGATCTTGGCAAGGAAATCTTGCCAGAACTAAACAGATTGAGAGAACTTGCTGAGGAAACCATGCACCACACTTTGATAAATGGCAGTCCAGCCTCCTCACCAGGCCACAGCCAAGTTTCCCTGCAGCTA GAGGGGGATCTTCCACCTGCACTTTCTGGAGAAAGTTCCATCATCTCCCTTACGAGTAAAGATCAAGTTCTGaggaaaaaaattggtttaaaatgA
- the LOC121261216 gene encoding U-box domain-containing protein 52-like isoform X3, whose amino-acid sequence MRVRRHATSTLIKKPKKCSSLSVVTARVKIDIVLEDTDVARALIEYTSHSAIENFVVGSSSKTGFLKRFKATDIPGYVSKGAPDFCNVYVISRGKIQSMRSALRAAPSRRTPTTSLRFQLAKYRGSIKSDTPEPQVFLPATSINIYGKPPLIEPARRFQADEVDVIRSPLPGRSGISGKSYGEVHLSDTDISFVSSERPSVDRMFPSFYDHLERDLITPSRMSCVSETDDINQTYDSSEQFERSSLDVVSPLDLSPISPDSDRLSNASQSVEEVEAEMRRLKLELKQTMEMYSTACKEALTAKQMAVELQRWKLEEERRLEDARLAEEAALAIAAKEKAKSRAAIEAAGAAKRIAELEAKKRIHAEMKALRETEEKKKAFDALAQSDDRCRRYTIEDIEIATDFFAISRKIGEGGYGPVYKGYLDHTPAAIKVLRPDAAQGRSQFQKEVEVLSCIRHPNMVLLLGACPEYGCLVYEFMANGSLEDRLFCRGNTPPLSWQLRFRIAAEVGTGLLFLHQTKPEPLVHRDLKPANILLDCNYVSKISDVGLARLVPPSVVDNVTQYRMTSTAGTFCYIDPEYQQTGMLGVKSDIYSLGIMFLQMITARPPMGLTHHVERAIEKGTFSQMLDPTVLDWPIEEALCFAKLALKCAELRRKDRPDLGKEILPELNRLRELAEETMHHTLINGSPASSPGHSQVSLQLEGDLPPALSGESSIISLTSKDQVLRKKIGLK is encoded by the exons ATGAGAGTTCGCCGGCATGCTACCTCGACCTTgataaaaaaaccaaagaaatgcTCCTCCCTTTCCGTTGTTACTGCACGCGTAAAGAT AGATATCGTACTAGAAGACACAGATGTAGCGAGAGCATTGATCGAATATACAAGTCATTCAGCTATTGAGAATTTTGTTGTTGGTTCCTCGTCGAAAACTGGCTTTCTTAA AAGATTCAAGGCAACAGATATTCCTGGCTATGTATCAAAAGGAGCACCAGATTTTTGTAACGTATACGTGATATCCAGAGGAAAGATTCAGTCCATGCGATCTGCCTTGCGTGCTGCACCATCACGGAGGACTCCGACAACCTCTCTACGTTTCCAACTTGCTAAATATCGAGGCAGCATCAAATCAGATACACCGGAGCCACAAGTCTTCCTCCCGGCTACTTCTATTAATATCTACG GAAAGCCACCATTAATTGAGCCAGCGCGTAGATTTCAAGCTGATGAGGTGGACGTAatcag ATCACCATTGCCTGGGAGATCAGGCATAAGTGGGAAATCATATGGGGAAGTCCATTTGTCTGATACTGATATATCCTTTGTTAGCTCTGAGAGGCCCAGCGTCGACCGTATGTTTCCTTCATTCTATGACCACCTGGAGAGAGACCTCATCACCCCCTCACGGATGTCATGTGTCTCGGAAACAGATGACATCAACCAGACATATGATTCATCTGAGCAGTTCGAACGGAGCTCACTAGATGTCGTTTCTCCACTGGATTTGTCACCAATCTCGCCGGATAGTGATAGGCTATCAAATGCATCTCAGTCAGTG gAAGAAGTGGAGGCTGAAATGAGGAGGCTGAAGTTAGAACTCAAGCAGACAATGGAAATGTACAGTACTGCCTGCAAAGAAGCACTCACAGCAAAACAAATG GCAGTAGAGTTGCAGCGTTGGAAATTAGAGGAAGAACGAAGATTGGAAGATGCACGATTGGCTGAGGAAGCTGCATTAGCTATTGCAGCAAAGGAGAAGGCCAAGTCCAGGGCTGCCATTGAGGCTGCTGGGGCAGCCAAGAGGATAGCAGAACTAGAAGCGAAAAAAAGAATCCATGCGGAGATGAAAGCGTTGCGAGAaacagaagagaagaaaaaggcaTTTGATGCTTTAGCACAATCAGACGATCGGTGTAGGAGGTACACAATCGAGGATATCGAAATTGCCACAGATTTCTTTGCAATATCCCGCAAGATTGGGGAAGGGGGTTATGGACCTGTATACAAGGGTTATCTGGACCATACACCTGCTGCAATTAAGGTTCTTCGCCCAGATGCAGCTCAAGGAAGGTCACAGTTTCAAAAAGAG GTTGAGGTATTGAGTTGCATACGACATCCGAACATGGTTCTTCTACTAGGAGCCTGCCCCGAGTATGGTTGTTTGGTGTATGAGTTCATGGCTAATGGGAGTTTGGAGGACCGCCTCTTCTGCCGGGGTAACACTCCACCTCTTTCTTGGCAGCTTAGATTTAGAATTGCCGCCGAAGTAGGTACTGGCTTGTTGTTCCTTCACCAGACCAAACCAGAGCCACTAGTGCACCGTGACCTGAAACCAGCCAACATCTTACTTGATTGCAACTATGTTAGCAAGATTAGTGATGTCGGCTTGGCCAGGTTAGTACCCCCATCTGTGGTCGATAACGTGACACAGTATCGAATGACATCCACAGCAGGCACATTCTGCTATATAGATCCAGAATATCAGCAAACAGGCATGCTTGGAGTGAAGTCTGATATATATTCCCTTGGAATCATGTTTCTACAAATGATAACAGCCAGGCCGCCGATGGGCTTGACTCACCATGTTGAAAGGGCTATCGAAAAAGGGACTTTTAGTCAGATGTTGGATCCAACCGTGCTTGATTGGCCAATTGAAGAGGCTTTGTGCTTTGCCAAGCTGGCACTAAAGTGTGCAGAGTTGAGGCGAAAGGATAGACCAGATCTTGGCAAGGAAATCTTGCCAGAACTAAACAGATTGAGAGAACTTGCTGAGGAAACCATGCACCACACTTTGATAAATGGCAGTCCAGCCTCCTCACCAGGCCACAGCCAAGTTTCCCTGCAGCTA GAGGGGGATCTTCCACCTGCACTTTCTGGAGAAAGTTCCATCATCTCCCTTACGAGTAAAGATCAAGTTCTGaggaaaaaaattggtttaaaatgA
- the LOC121261216 gene encoding U-box domain-containing protein 52-like isoform X4, translating to MRVRRHATSTLIKKPKKCSSLSVVTARVKIDIVLEDTDVARALIEYTSHSAIENFVVGSSSKTGFLKFKATDIPGYVSKGAPDFCNVYVISRGKIQSMRSALRAAPSRRTPTTSLRFQLAKYRGSIKSDTPEPQVFLPATSINIYGKPPLIEPARRFQADEVDVIRSPLPGRSGISGKSYGEVHLSDTDISFVSSERPSVDRMFPSFYDHLERDLITPSRMSCVSETDDINQTYDSSEQFERSSLDVVSPLDLSPISPDSDRLSNASQSVEEVEAEMRRLKLELKQTMEMYSTACKEALTAKQMAVELQRWKLEEERRLEDARLAEEAALAIAAKEKAKSRAAIEAAGAAKRIAELEAKKRIHAEMKALRETEEKKKAFDALAQSDDRCRRYTIEDIEIATDFFAISRKIGEGGYGPVYKGYLDHTPAAIKVLRPDAAQGRSQFQKEVEVLSCIRHPNMVLLLGACPEYGCLVYEFMANGSLEDRLFCRGNTPPLSWQLRFRIAAEVGTGLLFLHQTKPEPLVHRDLKPANILLDCNYVSKISDVGLARLVPPSVVDNVTQYRMTSTAGTFCYIDPEYQQTGMLGVKSDIYSLGIMFLQMITARPPMGLTHHVERAIEKGTFSQMLDPTVLDWPIEEALCFAKLALKCAELRRKDRPDLGKEILPELNRLRELAEETMHHTLINGSPASSPGHSQVSLQLEGDLPPALSGESSIISLTSKDQVLRKKIGLK from the exons ATGAGAGTTCGCCGGCATGCTACCTCGACCTTgataaaaaaaccaaagaaatgcTCCTCCCTTTCCGTTGTTACTGCACGCGTAAAGAT AGATATCGTACTAGAAGACACAGATGTAGCGAGAGCATTGATCGAATATACAAGTCATTCAGCTATTGAGAATTTTGTTGTTGGTTCCTCGTCGAAAACTGGCTTTCTTAA ATTCAAGGCAACAGATATTCCTGGCTATGTATCAAAAGGAGCACCAGATTTTTGTAACGTATACGTGATATCCAGAGGAAAGATTCAGTCCATGCGATCTGCCTTGCGTGCTGCACCATCACGGAGGACTCCGACAACCTCTCTACGTTTCCAACTTGCTAAATATCGAGGCAGCATCAAATCAGATACACCGGAGCCACAAGTCTTCCTCCCGGCTACTTCTATTAATATCTACG GAAAGCCACCATTAATTGAGCCAGCGCGTAGATTTCAAGCTGATGAGGTGGACGTAatcag ATCACCATTGCCTGGGAGATCAGGCATAAGTGGGAAATCATATGGGGAAGTCCATTTGTCTGATACTGATATATCCTTTGTTAGCTCTGAGAGGCCCAGCGTCGACCGTATGTTTCCTTCATTCTATGACCACCTGGAGAGAGACCTCATCACCCCCTCACGGATGTCATGTGTCTCGGAAACAGATGACATCAACCAGACATATGATTCATCTGAGCAGTTCGAACGGAGCTCACTAGATGTCGTTTCTCCACTGGATTTGTCACCAATCTCGCCGGATAGTGATAGGCTATCAAATGCATCTCAGTCAGTG gAAGAAGTGGAGGCTGAAATGAGGAGGCTGAAGTTAGAACTCAAGCAGACAATGGAAATGTACAGTACTGCCTGCAAAGAAGCACTCACAGCAAAACAAATG GCAGTAGAGTTGCAGCGTTGGAAATTAGAGGAAGAACGAAGATTGGAAGATGCACGATTGGCTGAGGAAGCTGCATTAGCTATTGCAGCAAAGGAGAAGGCCAAGTCCAGGGCTGCCATTGAGGCTGCTGGGGCAGCCAAGAGGATAGCAGAACTAGAAGCGAAAAAAAGAATCCATGCGGAGATGAAAGCGTTGCGAGAaacagaagagaagaaaaaggcaTTTGATGCTTTAGCACAATCAGACGATCGGTGTAGGAGGTACACAATCGAGGATATCGAAATTGCCACAGATTTCTTTGCAATATCCCGCAAGATTGGGGAAGGGGGTTATGGACCTGTATACAAGGGTTATCTGGACCATACACCTGCTGCAATTAAGGTTCTTCGCCCAGATGCAGCTCAAGGAAGGTCACAGTTTCAAAAAGAG GTTGAGGTATTGAGTTGCATACGACATCCGAACATGGTTCTTCTACTAGGAGCCTGCCCCGAGTATGGTTGTTTGGTGTATGAGTTCATGGCTAATGGGAGTTTGGAGGACCGCCTCTTCTGCCGGGGTAACACTCCACCTCTTTCTTGGCAGCTTAGATTTAGAATTGCCGCCGAAGTAGGTACTGGCTTGTTGTTCCTTCACCAGACCAAACCAGAGCCACTAGTGCACCGTGACCTGAAACCAGCCAACATCTTACTTGATTGCAACTATGTTAGCAAGATTAGTGATGTCGGCTTGGCCAGGTTAGTACCCCCATCTGTGGTCGATAACGTGACACAGTATCGAATGACATCCACAGCAGGCACATTCTGCTATATAGATCCAGAATATCAGCAAACAGGCATGCTTGGAGTGAAGTCTGATATATATTCCCTTGGAATCATGTTTCTACAAATGATAACAGCCAGGCCGCCGATGGGCTTGACTCACCATGTTGAAAGGGCTATCGAAAAAGGGACTTTTAGTCAGATGTTGGATCCAACCGTGCTTGATTGGCCAATTGAAGAGGCTTTGTGCTTTGCCAAGCTGGCACTAAAGTGTGCAGAGTTGAGGCGAAAGGATAGACCAGATCTTGGCAAGGAAATCTTGCCAGAACTAAACAGATTGAGAGAACTTGCTGAGGAAACCATGCACCACACTTTGATAAATGGCAGTCCAGCCTCCTCACCAGGCCACAGCCAAGTTTCCCTGCAGCTA GAGGGGGATCTTCCACCTGCACTTTCTGGAGAAAGTTCCATCATCTCCCTTACGAGTAAAGATCAAGTTCTGaggaaaaaaattggtttaaaatgA